From Spirochaetales bacterium, a single genomic window includes:
- the fabZ gene encoding 3-hydroxyacyl-ACP dehydratase FabZ: protein MTDMTSLLPHREPFLFVEKLEKTTKEEIIGYKRFSNDEFFFRGHFPGYPVVPGVILVESMAQCGGAGICSQGILAEDALFFLATVNKAKFKRQVRPGDEIKMVISNLRISPGMLRQSGKAYVGEELAAEAEWMCIVGSKDQAG, encoded by the coding sequence ATGACGGATATGACATCGTTACTCCCGCACAGGGAGCCCTTTCTTTTTGTGGAAAAACTGGAAAAAACGACGAAAGAAGAAATCATCGGGTACAAACGATTTTCGAACGACGAGTTCTTTTTCAGGGGCCACTTCCCCGGTTACCCCGTGGTCCCCGGCGTGATTCTGGTCGAATCGATGGCGCAATGCGGCGGCGCGGGGATATGTTCGCAGGGAATTCTCGCCGAGGACGCACTCTTCTTCCTGGCCACCGTCAACAAGGCCAAGTTCAAACGCCAAGTCAGGCCGGGCGACGAAATAAAGATGGTTATCAGCAATCTCAGAATATCGCCCGGCATGCTCAGGCAGTCGGGGAAGGCGTACGTCGGTGAAGAACTCGCCGCAGAGGCGGAATGGATGTGTATCGTCGGATCAAAGGATCAGGCCGGCTAA
- a CDS encoding dockerin type I repeat-containing protein: MAHVFIILCRRMKRYCLLFSFFFAFVFSVTADGFLQWPSADITVYEPGQKAIIGWNGEREVMILSTDVYASTPAWVVELIPFPSLPDNPVIGNYDGFDLIEEIINRRGMYWEGGDVNMDGSVNIVDALMAAQHYVGMIMLPHESIGDVNGNGSTDIIDALMIAQRLVGLNTPSWNSPGYREYVEILFSEQTDVHDITGLRAENADALISAARDLILRKVSTLDITWEELRNTAGDYIGRGMNYWVIDLLELGDRKKTREPVAYTFDSDSLYFPLKISSATSGDTVISLFTITEEKLDTKSVTGDWKHWIGQSGFAVTTAEMSSISPEITGLFTGEAVLGYYQYSGPLGELDYDFIAR, encoded by the coding sequence ATGGCACATGTGTTTATTATTTTATGCAGGCGTATGAAGAGGTACTGCCTTCTGTTTTCGTTTTTTTTCGCCTTCGTCTTTTCCGTCACGGCCGACGGATTTCTTCAATGGCCTTCGGCCGACATTACCGTCTATGAACCCGGACAGAAAGCGATCATCGGATGGAACGGCGAACGGGAGGTGATGATTCTTTCAACGGACGTTTACGCGAGTACGCCGGCTTGGGTCGTCGAATTGATACCCTTTCCCTCGTTGCCCGACAATCCGGTGATCGGCAATTACGACGGATTCGACCTCATCGAGGAAATCATCAACCGCCGCGGCATGTACTGGGAAGGGGGGGACGTCAACATGGACGGAAGCGTCAATATCGTCGACGCCCTGATGGCGGCACAGCACTATGTCGGGATGATCATGCTGCCCCATGAATCGATAGGCGATGTGAACGGCAACGGATCGACGGACATCATCGACGCGCTTATGATCGCGCAGCGTTTAGTCGGGCTGAACACTCCTTCGTGGAATTCCCCGGGTTACCGGGAGTACGTTGAAATACTTTTCAGCGAACAGACAGACGTCCACGACATCACCGGACTCAGGGCCGAGAACGCGGATGCCCTCATATCGGCGGCCCGCGACCTTATCCTCCGGAAGGTTTCTACCCTCGATATTACTTGGGAGGAATTACGAAATACGGCGGGGGATTACATCGGCAGGGGGATGAACTACTGGGTCATCGATCTTCTCGAGTTGGGGGACAGAAAAAAAACAAGGGAACCGGTCGCCTACACATTCGATTCGGACAGCCTCTATTTCCCACTGAAAATTTCCTCGGCGACAAGCGGGGACACCGTGATATCACTCTTCACGATTACGGAAGAGAAACTCGACACGAAATCCGTGACGGGAGACTGGAAACACTGGATCGGGCAGTCGGGTTTTGCCGTCACTACGGCTGAAATGTCATCCATCTCTCCTGAAATTACCGGCCTTTTCACGGGAGAAGCCGTTTTAGGATACTACCAGTACAGCGGCCCGCTGGGAGAACTCGATTATGATTTTATCGCCCGTTAA
- a CDS encoding OmpA family protein has protein sequence MKKKTFSVFPVYMVILAFVMPASASAQTIEELYSPYFLSVGINTASIESPVGDIINPAASGAKQRTTLDLSYIGLPQFDSGLMGHAGNLGITIPTKFGVFSTSGHFVTSPIGDPNLGTLGGLYASFSKDLFPDFLVGAGIGTQFGVQSDNWGFGVGLDLGILHLPGDLLFLKDFRWGIALRGLGLGYTPTDDVRLFPRAFTPSIGAYFKLIKTDNFSFALSPDISVPGAIPVFPGELNVRASLGGEMTLFDVLSLYGNLCYDFLEVEDTASDRPFYSFGAAVKFKLPVKEDIDFLGISDQGWGRSEIKANLVFVPISHGTYGIGGGFNIPLGVIDETPPEIKIETKKTMYVSPNHDGVQDDIDLPVSITDRRYVKGYRFVVTDEEGNVVREIENKEARPENVSFKNVMDRLFYVKQGIPIPDSIRWDARSNTGTIVEDGTYHYYLESWDDNNNTRKSDEGTVVIDKTTPSSEVATPYLIFSPNNDGNKDAIVIEQSGSVEDLWTGTVTDLNENEIATFSWENTEPQTFEWDGKNKEGVLVPDGVYRYRLTARDRAGNVREEKVDNIIINTEATPINITIGLSEFSPNDDGIKDTLRFNLDIPVTRGIESWKLDVRNREGKTVRTFSGTDEISGHIDFDGKDEGGKVLSETAYTGVLQLVYVNGNNPSAVSPEFTVDYTAPRATVNANEQVFSPNNDGNKDTIVFANETSEEIQWTGEIRGSSDEVVKKYGFRGRADLSVEWDGRGNDGRLAQDGRYSYFVYSTDKAGNYGTSNKVAFELNTEETPVLLSTDVTWFSPNADGSVDTITIIPQLKVKTDIERFTLTVRDEGNRTVRTITGTGKEPSEYKWNGRDESGKTLPDGRYTARLEVLYKNGNNPESETQPFHIDTVFPSIDIGTDYTLFSPDGDGRKDIISIRQTSSEEDLWEGEIRNKKNEVVRTYYWKGKTSPVEWYGRDDDGNKLEDGQYSYAIHSTDKAGNRTEKKIIGLLLDTRQTSVFLTVDGNGLSPDGDGNLDTIGFKAYVGLQEGIGEWKLELVHATGGVQKVFSGDKQVPSSFTWDGKKEKTLAPEGFYTAVLSVEYKKGNLPRSESARFRLDVSPPEVSLNALPEPFSPDNDGIDDELTIIIDVNDPGEIVRWEMEIFDPTNVHFISYQGKGKPSKKIIWNGLSDTGELVQSAEDYKAEFKVYDDLGNKALVTHTIPIDILVMKVGDRYKIRIPSITFKPYTPDYLDVEPERKERNLKTLNRLAEIFKKYAAYNIIIEGHAVSLEWANPEKAKIEQENDLLPLSKKRAEAIKNGLVELGIEAARISTVGVGGTEPVVPHGDLQNRWKNRRVEFILVKGK, from the coding sequence ATGAAAAAAAAGACTTTTTCCGTTTTTCCGGTATATATGGTTATTCTGGCATTTGTCATGCCCGCGTCCGCGAGCGCGCAAACGATAGAAGAGCTTTATTCGCCCTATTTTCTCTCGGTAGGTATCAATACGGCATCGATTGAATCGCCTGTCGGCGACATCATCAATCCCGCGGCTTCGGGGGCAAAGCAACGGACGACCCTGGATCTGAGTTATATCGGATTACCGCAATTCGATTCGGGACTGATGGGACATGCCGGGAACCTCGGTATAACGATCCCGACGAAATTCGGTGTTTTCAGTACAAGCGGCCACTTCGTTACCTCCCCGATCGGGGATCCGAACCTGGGAACGCTGGGCGGGCTTTACGCCTCGTTCTCAAAGGATCTTTTTCCCGACTTTCTTGTCGGTGCGGGTATCGGAACGCAATTCGGGGTTCAGAGCGACAATTGGGGATTCGGTGTGGGCCTCGATCTCGGGATTTTACACCTTCCCGGTGATCTCCTTTTTTTAAAGGATTTCAGGTGGGGGATCGCTTTACGCGGACTCGGACTCGGCTATACACCGACGGACGATGTCAGACTTTTCCCCAGGGCCTTTACCCCTTCGATCGGGGCGTACTTCAAACTCATTAAAACGGACAATTTTTCCTTTGCGCTTTCTCCGGATATCAGTGTCCCCGGCGCGATTCCCGTTTTTCCCGGCGAACTCAACGTGAGGGCTTCCCTGGGCGGAGAGATGACGTTATTCGATGTCCTCTCCCTCTACGGCAATCTGTGCTATGATTTTCTCGAAGTCGAAGATACAGCGTCCGACCGGCCCTTTTACTCCTTCGGCGCCGCCGTCAAATTCAAGCTGCCGGTCAAAGAAGACATTGATTTTCTGGGTATATCGGACCAGGGATGGGGCAGAAGCGAGATCAAGGCGAATCTCGTCTTTGTACCGATCTCGCACGGGACCTACGGGATCGGCGGGGGGTTCAACATCCCCCTCGGCGTGATCGACGAAACGCCCCCGGAGATAAAGATCGAAACGAAAAAAACGATGTATGTTTCTCCTAACCACGACGGCGTTCAGGATGATATCGATCTTCCCGTCTCGATTACCGACCGGCGCTATGTCAAAGGGTACCGTTTTGTGGTGACGGACGAGGAAGGGAATGTCGTGCGGGAGATCGAAAACAAGGAGGCCCGGCCCGAAAATGTCAGCTTCAAAAACGTCATGGACAGGCTGTTTTATGTAAAGCAGGGTATCCCGATTCCGGATTCGATCCGCTGGGACGCACGGTCGAATACGGGAACCATCGTCGAGGACGGGACATATCATTACTATCTCGAATCCTGGGACGACAATAACAACACGCGAAAAAGCGACGAGGGGACCGTTGTCATCGACAAAACGACGCCCTCCTCCGAGGTGGCAACGCCATACCTCATTTTCTCACCGAATAATGACGGCAACAAGGACGCGATCGTTATCGAACAAAGCGGTTCGGTTGAGGATCTCTGGACGGGAACGGTCACGGACTTGAACGAAAACGAGATAGCGACATTCAGCTGGGAAAATACCGAACCACAGACATTTGAATGGGACGGGAAAAACAAGGAAGGGGTTCTGGTTCCCGACGGTGTGTACCGGTACCGGCTGACCGCCCGGGACCGTGCCGGTAATGTCCGTGAAGAAAAGGTGGATAATATCATCATCAACACTGAAGCGACACCGATCAATATCACGATAGGGCTTTCGGAGTTTTCACCGAACGACGACGGGATCAAGGATACCCTCAGATTCAACCTGGATATACCCGTCACCCGCGGTATTGAAAGCTGGAAACTCGATGTGCGGAACAGGGAAGGAAAAACCGTCCGTACGTTTTCCGGTACGGACGAAATTTCAGGCCATATCGATTTTGACGGTAAGGACGAAGGGGGAAAGGTGCTGTCCGAAACCGCTTACACCGGCGTCCTCCAGCTCGTCTACGTGAACGGGAACAACCCTTCCGCCGTATCCCCGGAGTTTACCGTCGATTATACGGCGCCGCGCGCGACGGTCAACGCGAACGAGCAGGTTTTTTCTCCGAACAATGACGGAAACAAGGATACGATCGTTTTCGCGAACGAAACAAGCGAGGAAATCCAGTGGACCGGAGAAATCAGGGGGAGCAGCGATGAAGTGGTAAAAAAGTACGGCTTCCGCGGAAGGGCCGACTTGAGTGTCGAATGGGACGGACGGGGGAATGACGGAAGACTCGCCCAGGACGGCAGATATTCCTACTTCGTGTATTCGACGGACAAGGCCGGTAATTACGGGACCTCGAACAAGGTCGCTTTCGAACTCAACACGGAAGAAACGCCGGTGCTTCTTTCGACCGATGTGACCTGGTTTTCCCCGAATGCCGATGGTTCCGTGGATACGATTACCATCATCCCCCAGCTCAAGGTAAAGACCGATATCGAACGCTTCACCCTTACCGTCAGGGACGAGGGGAACAGAACGGTAAGGACGATAACGGGGACCGGAAAGGAACCTTCCGAGTATAAATGGAACGGACGGGACGAATCGGGGAAAACCCTCCCCGACGGCCGGTATACGGCGCGTCTTGAGGTTCTCTATAAAAACGGAAATAACCCGGAAAGCGAAACGCAACCCTTCCATATCGATACCGTTTTCCCGTCGATCGATATCGGCACGGACTACACGCTTTTTTCGCCCGACGGCGACGGGCGGAAAGATATCATATCGATCCGGCAGACATCGAGTGAGGAAGATCTGTGGGAGGGGGAAATAAGGAACAAAAAGAATGAGGTCGTACGAACCTACTACTGGAAGGGAAAGACATCTCCCGTCGAATGGTACGGCCGGGATGACGACGGCAACAAGCTCGAGGACGGCCAGTATTCATACGCGATACATTCGACGGACAAGGCGGGAAACAGGACGGAAAAAAAGATTATCGGACTCCTCCTCGATACACGGCAGACATCCGTTTTTCTCACCGTCGATGGAAACGGGTTGTCGCCTGACGGTGACGGTAATCTCGATACGATCGGTTTCAAAGCCTATGTGGGACTCCAGGAAGGGATCGGCGAATGGAAACTCGAGCTCGTTCATGCGACGGGTGGGGTGCAGAAAGTTTTCTCCGGCGACAAACAGGTACCGTCTTCCTTCACATGGGACGGGAAGAAAGAGAAAACCCTCGCGCCCGAAGGGTTCTATACGGCGGTGTTGAGCGTCGAATATAAAAAAGGAAATCTTCCCCGGTCGGAGTCGGCCCGATTCAGACTCGACGTCTCTCCGCCGGAAGTCTCGCTCAATGCACTCCCCGAGCCCTTTTCACCCGACAATGACGGAATCGACGACGAATTGACCATCATCATCGACGTGAACGATCCCGGTGAAATCGTTCGGTGGGAAATGGAGATATTCGATCCCACGAACGTTCATTTCATTTCGTATCAGGGTAAAGGAAAGCCGTCGAAAAAGATTATCTGGAACGGACTTTCGGATACGGGAGAATTGGTCCAGTCTGCGGAGGATTACAAGGCGGAGTTCAAAGTGTACGACGACCTCGGTAACAAGGCCCTCGTCACCCATACGATCCCCATCGATATTCTCGTTATGAAAGTGGGCGACCGGTACAAGATACGAATACCGAGCATTACCTTCAAGCCGTATACACCGGATTATCTCGATGTCGAACCGGAAAGAAAGGAAAGAAACCTCAAAACTCTCAACAGGCTCGCCGAGATTTTCAAGAAATACGCCGCATACAATATTATCATCGAGGGACATGCGGTAAGTCTGGAATGGGCAAATCCGGAAAAAGCGAAAATCGAACAGGAAAACGACCTCCTTCCCCTTTCGAAAAAACGGGCGGAGGCAATCAAAAACGGGCTTGTCGAATTGGGAATCGAAGCGGCGAGGATCAGCACGGTGGGCGTCGGCGGAACCGAACCGGTTGTCCCCCACGGCGATCTTCAGAACCGCTGGAAAAACAGGCGCGTGGAGTTCATCCTTGTCAAGGGGAAGTAA
- a CDS encoding divergent PAP2 family protein, which translates to MKQIFPFSNSLFSAVAVQVLCQIFKFIVYSIKEKRIMVKYLHTAGGMPSSHSAFVTALCISIGLYNGFSSEFFAISFVFAAIIIYDAYRLRGTVQSHSRIIQKLVRLLPDGEKEDVELMVGHTVPEIAAGIITGAIFAVGIFLIFSPGPA; encoded by the coding sequence ATGAAACAGATTTTTCCTTTCAGTAATTCCCTGTTTTCGGCTGTTGCCGTGCAGGTACTCTGCCAGATTTTCAAGTTTATCGTCTATTCGATAAAAGAAAAACGGATAATGGTCAAATACCTCCATACCGCAGGGGGAATGCCGAGTTCGCATTCGGCCTTTGTGACGGCCCTTTGTATATCGATCGGTCTTTATAACGGGTTTTCATCCGAATTTTTTGCGATTTCCTTTGTTTTCGCGGCAATCATTATCTATGACGCGTACAGGCTTCGCGGAACCGTTCAAAGCCATTCGCGTATCATACAAAAACTGGTTCGTCTGCTTCCCGACGGGGAAAAAGAGGATGTGGAGTTGATGGTAGGCCATACGGTCCCGGAAATAGCCGCGGGTATTATAACCGGTGCTATTTTTGCAGTCGGCATTTTTCTGATTTTTTCACCGGGTCCTGCCTGA
- a CDS encoding tetratricopeptide repeat protein: MEDNNNNQELTVFDEIIQNYEAMLREGKERQAIVELKKAVEQYPDNSQLLRTLAEGYIHTGNYETGISCYEKVLKIEASDDFSLKRIGKCYLKLKMYEKAEVYYKEVLKSNGEDHYALDGLGDAYLGMGDTDAAISNWDKSLRNMPNNVYILNKIADQYRYREEWFKAIEYYERAHDLDPRNPYTLGGYGDCFAALSDLDMAIEKYTKAIEHSPNNVYILTRLGDAYKRKMWWNRAIEYYQRALYHDPVNTFALRGLADTYRGKEWSWQAIDTWVRFLEIEPENTYILNRVGDLYRREGNWENALACYEKILMANPHDKYALKGKYIVLLHSESKIKDKRKALERMLNKIRILTFREDRSTQDEKKETERALNEVDPNLLIATLNQLGDEYRLSGEFEKAQELYNEVLSITPEEPHALQGLSKLRLVYKMDADQELNRSSKAFG; this comes from the coding sequence ATGGAAGACAACAACAATAATCAGGAACTGACGGTATTTGATGAAATAATCCAGAATTATGAGGCAATGCTTCGGGAAGGAAAGGAACGGCAGGCGATTGTCGAACTGAAAAAGGCGGTTGAACAATATCCCGATAATTCGCAGCTGCTTCGGACATTAGCGGAAGGTTACATTCATACCGGCAATTATGAAACAGGAATTTCGTGCTATGAAAAGGTACTCAAAATCGAGGCATCGGACGATTTCTCGCTGAAGAGAATCGGAAAATGTTATCTGAAACTGAAAATGTACGAAAAAGCGGAAGTTTACTATAAAGAAGTCCTTAAATCCAATGGCGAAGATCATTATGCCCTGGACGGCCTCGGTGACGCCTATCTCGGCATGGGAGATACCGATGCGGCGATTTCGAACTGGGACAAGTCTCTCCGTAATATGCCGAATAATGTTTACATTCTCAATAAAATTGCAGACCAGTATCGCTACAGGGAAGAGTGGTTCAAGGCGATCGAATACTACGAGCGCGCCCACGATCTCGATCCGCGTAATCCCTATACGCTGGGAGGGTACGGGGATTGTTTTGCCGCACTCTCGGATCTCGATATGGCGATTGAAAAATATACGAAAGCGATCGAGCACAGTCCGAACAATGTCTATATTCTCACCCGGCTTGGCGACGCCTATAAAAGGAAAATGTGGTGGAACAGGGCGATCGAATATTATCAGCGGGCACTCTACCATGACCCGGTCAATACCTTCGCCCTGCGCGGACTCGCGGACACCTATCGCGGCAAGGAATGGAGCTGGCAGGCAATCGATACATGGGTACGATTTCTCGAAATTGAACCCGAAAACACCTACATTTTGAATCGCGTGGGCGATCTCTATAGAAGGGAGGGAAATTGGGAAAATGCCCTCGCCTGCTATGAGAAAATACTCATGGCGAATCCCCATGATAAATACGCGCTCAAGGGGAAATACATCGTGCTGCTTCATTCGGAAAGCAAGATCAAGGACAAACGGAAGGCGCTCGAGCGCATGCTCAACAAAATAAGGATCCTCACCTTCCGCGAAGACAGATCGACGCAGGACGAGAAAAAGGAGACGGAACGGGCGCTGAACGAAGTGGACCCGAATCTTCTCATCGCCACACTCAACCAGCTGGGCGACGAATACAGGCTTTCGGGTGAGTTCGAAAAGGCGCAGGAACTCTATAATGAGGTGCTTTCGATTACCCCTGAAGAACCGCACGCACTCCAGGGTCTCTCGAAACTCAGACTCGTCTATAAAATGGACGCCGATCAGGAGCTTAACCGAAGCAGCAAGGCCTTCGGGTGA
- a CDS encoding MFS transporter, which yields METFKGPRRFFYNLSNAGQAICDSIILFFAADFFIPPKEKLAIGMPQFLSDQVFLGVLTVVGVVMIFGRIVDAVADPVIASMSDRSKSGLGRRRVFLIFGGLPLAVSTVLIFFPPVSNASWINAIYLAVMSGIYFFFYTVYVAPYIALIPELGHTEKERINLTTVQAAFALVGGVLVLICGPLLISIFSFAGPVGSMQLTIIVLCIIAAVFLYTAVFSVDEKRFSNAQPCSVSLGKSIKTTLKNKPFIIFLVTNMCFWFIFNTVRAALRHIVPTIINASLLNAEGDTSLFNTVIFGSAFIFFILVWLITKKVDKKKIYMTALVSFGLLFILIGLIGILPGDPKIWAYVLFALCGFPVAAFLVLQNVFISELCDKDYHETGERREGMYFGVHGFFVKIVLGLSFATLSFLFLAFGKDIENPFGVRLTVIVAGIVAVIGFLVFFLYPSLKKEGASQA from the coding sequence ATGGAAACATTCAAGGGCCCAAGGCGGTTTTTTTACAACCTGTCCAATGCGGGACAGGCGATCTGTGACAGTATCATATTGTTTTTCGCTGCGGATTTTTTTATTCCGCCCAAGGAAAAACTCGCAATCGGTATGCCGCAATTTCTTTCGGATCAGGTATTTTTAGGTGTTTTAACCGTTGTCGGTGTTGTCATGATTTTCGGAAGAATCGTCGATGCCGTCGCGGATCCCGTGATCGCGTCGATGTCGGATCGGTCCAAAAGCGGGCTCGGAAGAAGGCGCGTATTTCTTATTTTCGGCGGCCTGCCCCTTGCGGTGAGTACCGTGCTTATTTTCTTCCCGCCTGTTTCCAATGCATCATGGATCAATGCGATTTATCTTGCCGTCATGTCGGGGATATATTTCTTTTTTTATACCGTCTATGTGGCGCCTTATATCGCGCTGATTCCCGAACTTGGGCATACGGAAAAAGAACGCATAAACCTGACAACCGTCCAGGCGGCATTTGCCCTTGTCGGCGGGGTTCTCGTTCTAATATGCGGTCCCCTGCTTATTTCCATTTTCTCTTTCGCCGGACCCGTGGGTTCAATGCAATTGACGATAATCGTTCTCTGTATCATCGCCGCTGTTTTTCTCTATACGGCCGTATTCAGTGTGGATGAAAAGCGTTTCTCGAATGCACAGCCATGTTCGGTATCGCTTGGGAAATCAATAAAAACGACACTAAAGAATAAGCCTTTTATCATTTTCCTTGTGACAAACATGTGCTTCTGGTTTATATTCAATACTGTCCGGGCGGCCCTCAGGCATATTGTTCCCACCATTATCAATGCTTCCCTCCTCAACGCGGAAGGCGATACGTCATTGTTCAATACGGTCATTTTCGGCTCAGCTTTTATCTTTTTTATCCTTGTATGGTTGATAACGAAAAAGGTCGATAAAAAAAAGATATATATGACGGCACTGGTTTCTTTCGGACTTTTATTCATCCTTATCGGGTTGATCGGGATCCTTCCGGGCGATCCGAAAATCTGGGCATACGTTCTCTTTGCGTTGTGCGGGTTTCCCGTTGCGGCATTTCTGGTGCTTCAGAATGTCTTTATTTCCGAATTATGCGACAAGGATTACCATGAAACGGGCGAGCGCCGGGAAGGGATGTATTTCGGGGTTCACGGGTTCTTTGTCAAGATCGTGCTCGGCCTTTCCTTCGCGACACTTTCGTTTCTCTTCCTCGCCTTCGGAAAGGATATCGAAAATCCCTTTGGCGTGCGATTGACCGTCATTGTCGCGGGAATTGTGGCTGTTATCGGATTTCTGGTGTTTTTTCTCTATCCGTCGCTGAAAAAAGAGGGGGCATCGCAGGCTTGA